A single Chlamydia suis DNA region contains:
- a CDS encoding LptF/LptG family permease — MAIWKRYLLFRFWGSLSSLFFLAVIFYASIHHSLHAFREGKTAIAGAPLQLSLLYYLSQISLKAEFILPQLVAIATTITLFSMQSKREVLLLQASGLGLKTLVRPLITSGAIITLLLYANFQWLHPICEKISVTKEHMDKGTLEKAQEKIPALYLKDQTVLIFSSINRKAATLDNVFWIKGPKTIYAIKKLAFTTPSLPIGLEVSYFSENENHEVSLTQFFDMKEFPELEFSYYDNPFSKIFITGRDCSFSAFLQAIPWHAAKFGLLTTVPQRILSLLTLFYYMVISPLLCIAAVILSAYLCLRFHRLPKVTWAYLVPLGTINIFFVFLKAGMVLANNSVLPPLQVMFIPAGVMLLVTLYAYRRLA; from the coding sequence ATGGCTATCTGGAAACGCTATCTTCTTTTTCGCTTTTGGGGCTCTCTTTCCTCTTTATTTTTCTTGGCGGTTATCTTTTATGCATCTATCCACCATTCGCTGCATGCTTTCCGCGAAGGAAAGACCGCTATTGCCGGAGCCCCTTTACAACTTTCCTTGCTTTACTATCTCTCCCAAATCTCTTTGAAAGCCGAGTTTATTCTCCCACAACTTGTAGCGATTGCTACTACAATCACTCTGTTTTCCATGCAAAGCAAACGAGAAGTTCTTTTATTACAAGCCTCAGGGCTTGGGCTGAAAACGTTAGTCCGCCCTTTAATTACCTCTGGGGCTATAATTACTCTTCTCCTTTATGCAAATTTCCAATGGCTCCATCCTATTTGCGAAAAAATTTCGGTTACCAAAGAGCATATGGACAAAGGGACCTTGGAAAAAGCCCAAGAAAAAATTCCTGCGCTCTATCTGAAAGATCAGACAGTTCTGATCTTTTCTTCTATTAATCGTAAAGCTGCAACTCTAGATAATGTTTTTTGGATTAAGGGCCCCAAAACAATTTATGCCATCAAAAAACTGGCTTTTACCACCCCATCTCTGCCTATTGGGCTTGAGGTCTCTTATTTTTCCGAAAACGAAAATCATGAAGTATCGTTGACTCAATTTTTTGATATGAAGGAGTTCCCAGAATTAGAGTTTAGCTATTACGACAACCCTTTTTCCAAAATTTTCATAACAGGAAGGGACTGCAGCTTCTCTGCTTTCTTACAAGCCATTCCTTGGCATGCAGCTAAATTTGGGCTTTTAACAACAGTTCCACAACGCATTCTATCTTTGCTTACGCTGTTTTACTATATGGTAATCTCTCCCTTGCTTTGCATAGCAGCTGTAATACTATCCGCTTACCTCTGCTTACGCTTTCATCGGCTTCCCAAGGTTACCTGGGCCTACTTAGTTCCCTTGGGGACGATCAATATTTTTTTCGTCTTTCTAAAAGCTGGAATGGTTCTTGCCAATAATAGCGTGTTACCGCCTCTTCAAGTTATGTTTATCCCTGCAGGAGTTATGCTTTTAGTCACTCTTTATGCGTACCGGAGGCTCGCTTAA
- a CDS encoding LptF/LptG family permease — protein sequence MPILWKVLIFRYLKTTTFCTLSLICISIISSLQEIVSYIAKDVPYATVFKVTAYQIPYLLPFILPASCFISAFTLFRKLSDNNQITFLKASGASQGIIIFPVLIASGILCCINFYTCSELASICRFQTGKEIANIAMTSPALLLQTLQKKENDRIFIAIDHCGKSKFDNVIIALKHNQEISNIGFVETIIPDVNKDSVQAKNVLVISKVPLFSEARTSNPNEFYLETLDELLIPKVTATLFAGKSYMKARVDYLPWKQLIQDFRLHLAEILRRIAIGLLCSTMTFAGLAMGTYKPRFHKPILIYALFPILNLVFLIVGKNTSHPISAIMLFLFPQILSWLIFSWRIYKENQGHA from the coding sequence ATGCCTATTCTATGGAAAGTTCTCATTTTCCGTTATTTAAAAACAACCACCTTCTGTACGCTTAGCCTAATCTGCATTTCTATTATTAGCTCCTTACAAGAAATCGTTAGCTATATTGCTAAGGATGTGCCCTATGCTACCGTCTTTAAAGTCACCGCTTACCAGATTCCTTATCTGCTGCCATTTATCCTCCCTGCTTCGTGCTTTATTTCGGCGTTCACTTTATTTCGCAAACTTTCCGACAATAACCAAATTACCTTTTTAAAAGCTTCGGGAGCTTCTCAGGGAATTATTATTTTCCCCGTTTTAATAGCCTCTGGGATTCTGTGTTGTATCAATTTCTATACATGCTCAGAACTCGCTTCTATCTGCCGTTTTCAAACGGGGAAAGAAATTGCGAATATCGCTATGACATCCCCCGCTCTTTTACTACAAACTCTGCAAAAAAAAGAAAATGATCGCATTTTCATTGCGATAGATCACTGCGGGAAAAGCAAATTTGATAATGTAATTATTGCCTTAAAACATAACCAGGAGATATCCAACATAGGATTCGTTGAAACCATTATCCCAGATGTGAACAAAGATTCTGTCCAAGCAAAAAACGTTTTAGTGATTTCTAAAGTCCCTCTCTTTTCAGAAGCTCGCACATCTAATCCCAATGAGTTCTATCTGGAAACTTTAGATGAGCTTCTCATCCCCAAAGTTACAGCTACGTTATTTGCTGGAAAATCTTACATGAAAGCTCGCGTAGATTATTTGCCTTGGAAGCAATTAATCCAAGACTTTCGCTTGCATCTTGCAGAAATACTCCGCCGGATTGCCATAGGATTATTATGCAGCACTATGACTTTTGCCGGATTAGCCATGGGAACTTACAAGCCTCGTTTTCACAAACCCATTCTCATCTACGCGCTATTTCCCATACTCAATCTTGTCTTTCTTATCGTTGGGAAAAATACTTCCCACCCTATTTCAGCCATAATGCTTTTCCTTTTTCCTCAGATACTCTCGTGGCTGATTTTTTCTTGGCGAATCTATAAAGAAAATCAAGGACATGCTTAG